The nucleotide sequence AAAGCGGCGCCAGGGCCGGTGAAATAGGACAGGGGACCGGCGTCCACGGCGGTGCGTGCGATACACATTGTGTCCAGCAGGCGCCCCGCCGCGGCAAGCGATTAACCAGCGGGGACACTGGAGCATCGACCGGGCACCGCCGTCGGGTCGCACACCGTCCTTAAGGAGCCCGACCGTGCAGCGGAAGGCGTACATCACCGGCACCGCCGCCCTCCTCGCGGCCTTGCTGGCAGGCTGCAGCTCAGGCTCGGGCGGCACCACCCCGACCGACGACGCCAACCCCGGCGACGCCGCCTCGGCCACCGCCGCCGCGCAGCCCGGCCGGTACCGCACGCTGCCCGAGCCCTGCGGCGCCGTCGGCAACGACACCCTCGGCGCGATGCTCCCCGGCATCCAGCAGCTCACCGACCCCGACCAGCGCGACAAGGCGTACCGGGGCGTGCCCGCGCTGACCTACGACACCGACCGCAAGGTGGGCTGCCGTTGGAAGGTCGAGTCCACCCTCGCCACCGACCGCCTCTCGGTCGACTTCGAGCGCGTGGTGTCGTACGACAACGCGGTCAGCGACGACACGCAGGCGCAGAAGCTGTTCCAGGGCATGGCCGAGGCCGCCGACCTCCCGGCCCCCTCCCTCTCCGCCCCCGCCTCGCCCAGCGGCAGCCCGAGCGGCAGCCCCTCCCCGTCCGCCGACCCCTCGGGCAGCCCCTCGGCCGACGCCTCCACCGCCCCCGCGGCCGGCGGTTCCGGCAGCGCCGCGCCCACCGACCTCCAGCCCCGCGTCCTGCCCGACCTCGGTGACGAGGCGTACCTGGACGACCGGCTCGCCTCCTCCGGTTCGACCGCCGAACCCCGGACGGTGACTGTGGTGTTCCGCACGTCCAACGTCGTCGTCACCATCGACTACGAGGAGCAGCCGATGGCCGTCGGCGCGGTCCCGGACAGCAAGGAAATGCAGGACAGGGCACGGGATCTGGCCTCTCAACTGGCCGACACCCTCGACGGCTGACGCCCACTCGCCCGCCCCGGACCCCCTTCCCCCGGGCGCTCGAACGGCGACCGCGTGCCGCGCGTACCGCGTACGGTGGCCCCGCAGGAACCCGCATGAACACCGAGCGTCACGAGTGAAGGAACCATGCAGCGAGCAGCCCAGCGAGACGACCGTGCCCAGCGTGGACCGCGAGCCACGCGTCTGAGCCGTGCCCTTGTGTGCGCGGCAGCCGTCCCCGCGGTACTGATCACCGCGGCCTGTTCCTCCGACTCCGGTGACGCTCCGGGCAAGTCCGGCGCCTCCGCCGCGCCGTCCACCGGCAGCGGCTCGGAGCAGCCCTCGGCGAGCGCCTCCCCGACCGTGCAGGCGTCCGTGTTCCGCAAGCTGCCCGAGCCGTGCGGGGTGCTCTCGAAGAAGACGCTGGGCGACCTGGTCCCGGAGGCGGGCAAGTCGGGCAAGAAGGGCTCCAGCGACAACACCGCGAGCCGTTCCTCCTGCTCCTGGACCAGCCTGGACAACAACGGCGTCAAGGGCTCGCAGTTCCGCTGGCTGAACGTCTCCCTGCTGCGCTTCGACTCCGACACCTCCCGCGGCAGCGGCAACGAGCAGGCGCACGCGTACTACACGCGTCAGGTCGAGGACGCCAAGGGCGCCTCGGGGGCGAAGAACACCAAGACGGAGGCGCTCGGCGGCACCGGCGACGAGGCCACCGCGGTGCGCTACGACCTGAAGAAGAAGGAAGGCGCCTTCAAGCAGCAGACGGTGGTCGCGCGCGTGGAGAACGTCGTCGTCACCCTCGACTACAACGGCGCCGGTCTCGCGGGCGAGAAGACCCCGGACGCCGGTGACCTCACGGCGGACGCGAAGAAGGCGGCGAAGGAAGTGGTCGCCGCAGTGGCCGGCGCCAACGGCCGCGAGAAGGAGGGCACTTCGCCCTCGGCCCCGTCCGCCGCCGCGTCCGGGAACTCCTCCGGCAACTCCTCCAAGTCGCCCTCCCCCAAGGGCTCGGCGTCGAGTTCCACCCCCAAGAAGGACTGACCGACACCACGTTCGGCGCACACCTGTGCCACTCTGTTGCGCGCAACAACACGCAAGGGAGGGGAGTACGAGTGGCCGCGCCAATGCAGTTGACTCGGATGCACCGCGTTCTGATCGGCGTGGTCGTCACCGGCGCGCTGATCATCGCCGGTATCGGCTTCGCCGGTTCGTACGCGGCCGTCCGGGAGCTGGCCATCCAGAAGGGCTTCGGGAATTTCTCGTACGTGTTCCCGATCGGCATCGACGCGGGCATCTGCGTACTGCTCGCGCTCGACCTGCTGCTGACCTGGATGCGCATCCCCTTCCCGATGCTGCGCCAGACGGCCTGGCTGCTCACGGCCGCGACGATCGCCTTCAACGGCGCCGCCGCCTGGCCGGACCCGCTGGGCACCGGCATGCACGCGGTGATCCCGATCCTGTTCGTCGTCTCCGTCGAGGCGGCCCGGCACGCGGTCGGCCGGATCGCGGACATCACCGCCGACAAGCACATGGAGGGCGTCCGGCTCACCCGCTGGATGCTCTCCCCGCTGCCCACGTTCCTGCTGTGGCGCCGCATGAAGCTGTGGGAGCTGCGCTCCTACGAGCAGGTCATCAAGCTGGAGCAGGAACGTCTCGTCTACCAGGCCCGCCTGCGCTCCCGCTTCGGCCGCGCCTGGCGCCGCAAGGCCCCGGTGGAGTCCCTGATGCCGCTGCGCCTGGCCCGCTACGGCGTCCCGCTCGCCGAGACCGCCCCGGCCGGCCTCGCGGCGGCGGGCATCGAGCCGGTACTGCTGCCCCCGGCACCCGAACCGGCACCAGGACTCCCCCAGCCGGCTCCCGCCGCGCTCCAGGCCGCGCCCGCGCCGGCTCCCGCCGAGGCGCCCCCGGCCCGGCGGACCCCCGGCGAACAGCCGCCCCCGCAGGCGCCGGAGACCGAGGACGAGAACAGCCCGTGGTTCCAGACGCCCCCGCGTGACGTCGACTACCACGGCGGCTACGACCCGGCCTTCGACCCCGGCCCCGACCCCCAGTACTTCCCCGAGGAGCAGTACGGGGACTGGTACGACGAGCAGCTCCCGGAGCAGTTCCAGCAGCCCTCCCCGGAGGAGACCGGCAGCTTCCCCATCCCCGTCGGCCCGGGCCGCACCCGCGAGCTGGGCGAGGGCGGCGGGCCCGCCGAGCCGGACGAGGAGGACCTCTACCAGGTCTTCCGGCAGTCGATAGACGGCAGTTACCCGACGCCCCTCGTCTTCACCGACGACGTCCGGGCGACGTACGGCATCACGCTGGACAAGGACTCCGCGAAGAAGCTCGTGGAGCACTTCCAGGAGCGCCACAACGCCGAGATGGAACACACCGCCTGACCCGCGGAAGACTGACCCACGGAAGAGGGGGCGCCCGGTATGACACCGGGCGCCCCCTCCTCGTATGCGCGGCCTACTCCCCGAGCAGGGCCCGCACCCGGTCCTGACCGACCGCCAGCAGCAGCGTGGGCAGACGCGGGCCGGTGTCCCGGCCGACGAGCAGGTGGTACAGCAGGGCGAAGAAGGTCCGCTGGGCCGTCTTGATCTCCGGCGGCAGCTCCTTGGCCGTGGCGTCGGCGGAGAAGCCCGCCCGCACCTTCGGCACGCCGTACACGAGGTGGGTCAGGCCGTCCAGCGAC is from Streptomyces seoulensis and encodes:
- a CDS encoding DUF3558 domain-containing protein; this translates as MQRKAYITGTAALLAALLAGCSSGSGGTTPTDDANPGDAASATAAAQPGRYRTLPEPCGAVGNDTLGAMLPGIQQLTDPDQRDKAYRGVPALTYDTDRKVGCRWKVESTLATDRLSVDFERVVSYDNAVSDDTQAQKLFQGMAEAADLPAPSLSAPASPSGSPSGSPSPSADPSGSPSADASTAPAAGGSGSAAPTDLQPRVLPDLGDEAYLDDRLASSGSTAEPRTVTVVFRTSNVVVTIDYEEQPMAVGAVPDSKEMQDRARDLASQLADTLDG
- a CDS encoding DUF3558 domain-containing protein; its protein translation is MQRAAQRDDRAQRGPRATRLSRALVCAAAVPAVLITAACSSDSGDAPGKSGASAAPSTGSGSEQPSASASPTVQASVFRKLPEPCGVLSKKTLGDLVPEAGKSGKKGSSDNTASRSSCSWTSLDNNGVKGSQFRWLNVSLLRFDSDTSRGSGNEQAHAYYTRQVEDAKGASGAKNTKTEALGGTGDEATAVRYDLKKKEGAFKQQTVVARVENVVVTLDYNGAGLAGEKTPDAGDLTADAKKAAKEVVAAVAGANGREKEGTSPSAPSAAASGNSSGNSSKSPSPKGSASSSTPKKD
- a CDS encoding DUF2637 domain-containing protein — protein: MHRVLIGVVVTGALIIAGIGFAGSYAAVRELAIQKGFGNFSYVFPIGIDAGICVLLALDLLLTWMRIPFPMLRQTAWLLTAATIAFNGAAAWPDPLGTGMHAVIPILFVVSVEAARHAVGRIADITADKHMEGVRLTRWMLSPLPTFLLWRRMKLWELRSYEQVIKLEQERLVYQARLRSRFGRAWRRKAPVESLMPLRLARYGVPLAETAPAGLAAAGIEPVLLPPAPEPAPGLPQPAPAALQAAPAPAPAEAPPARRTPGEQPPPQAPETEDENSPWFQTPPRDVDYHGGYDPAFDPGPDPQYFPEEQYGDWYDEQLPEQFQQPSPEETGSFPIPVGPGRTRELGEGGGPAEPDEEDLYQVFRQSIDGSYPTPLVFTDDVRATYGITLDKDSAKKLVEHFQERHNAEMEHTA